A genomic region of Eucalyptus grandis isolate ANBG69807.140 chromosome 5, ASM1654582v1, whole genome shotgun sequence contains the following coding sequences:
- the LOC104451835 gene encoding LOW QUALITY PROTEIN: putative receptor protein kinase ZmPK1 (The sequence of the model RefSeq protein was modified relative to this genomic sequence to represent the inferred CDS: inserted 10 bases in 8 codons; deleted 7 bases in 6 codons; substituted 2 bases at 2 genomic stop codons) produces MGICFWVGVLDNSGSSLSVDKPDDILTSEDGAFSAGFYPVGENAYCFAIWFSKPSCSIHNCAVVWMANRDRPINGRSSKLSLRKKGNLVLIDAGRKVVWATKTSSPFETGNLVLRDKQHIISWQSFDSPTNTLLPLQXLTRNTPLVSSRSKNNFSSGYYKFYFDNDNLLRLXLDGPMITSVYWPDPWLSSWQAGRTTYNDSRVAMLDPYGNFTSSDDFKFLTSDYVQKIQRRLMVDHDGNVRVYSQSEGEEWTAXWQAKSEPCAIHGICGPNSMCTYHLKDGRSCICAPGHARESLSDXTQGCKPKFSSFCDSKVETEFIKLPHADFCGYEKDLNRPEKDGAHIDGYHAGRPGFRRFTYNELKKATWNFSKEIGRGSGGIVFKAVLSDCRVAAVSXLHEANQGENEFLAEVSTLGNLNHMNLIDMWGYCAEGKHQXLIYEFMEHGSLAENLSSSLNSDWSKRFEIAVGSARGTCFILHEECLDCPSLXXSHLNILLDSMYQPKVAGFWTIEDTKREARXDSSFSRIRGTRGYMAPEWXYNASITSKVRYSYGIVLLELVTGRSPRGGLANTEEEENRSSKKTWIKEIVDPRLIGECDNRKIEVLVAVAVRCVDENRDARPTMSQVVEMLCITETEDDTV; encoded by the exons ATGGGCATCTGCTTCTGGGTTGGAGTCCTGGACAATTCAG GCTCCTCCCTTTCAGTTGATAAACCGGACGATATTCTCACGTCAGAAGACGGTGCTTTTTCCGCGGGCTTTTATCCGGTTGGAGAAAACGCTTATTGTTTTGCCATATGGTTCAGCAAACCCTCTTGTAGTATCCACAACTGCGCTGTAGTTTGGATGGCAAACCGTGACCGGCCT ATCAACGGAAGATCCTCAAAGCTTTCTTTAAGAAAGAAGGGTAACCTTGTACTGATCGATGCTGGTCGGAAAGTTGTTTGGGCCACAAAGACATCGAG TCCTTTTGAGACGGGCAATCTTGTCCTTCGTGACAAGCAGCACATTATTTCATGGCAAAGCTTTGACTCGCCGACCAACACGCTTCTTCCACTAC AGCTCACTAGGAACACCCCGCTTGTTTCCTCTCGAAGCAAGAACAACTTTTCTTCTGGCTATTACAAG TTTTATTTTGACAATGATAACCTTCTTCGACT TCTTGATGGCCCGATGATTACCAGTGTCTATTGGCCAGATCCCTGGCTTAGTAGTTGGCAAGCTGGAAGAACGACTTATAATGACAGTAGAGTTGCAATGCTTGATCCCTACGGGAATTTCACTTCATCTgatgatttcaaattcttaacatccGATTAT GTGCAAAAAATTCAGAGAAGATTGATGGTCGATCATGATGGTAATGTTCGAGTATATAGTCAATCGGAAGGAGAGGAGTGGACAG CATGGCAAGCCAAGTCTGAACCATGCGCAATTCATGGCATTTGTGGACCTAATAGTATGTGTACATACCACCTTAAGGACGGAAGAAGTTGCATTTGTGCTCCCGGACATGCAAGGGAAAGCCTTTCGG TGACTCAAGGATGCAAGCCTAAATTCAGCAGCTTCTGTGACAGCAAAGTCGAAACCGAATTCATCAAGTTACCACATGCCGATTTTTGTGGGTACGAGAAAGATTT AAACCGCCCAGAGAAAGATGGAGCTCACATTGATGGATACCACGCCGGCCGACCGGGGTTCAGACGATTCACATAC AATGAGCTAAAGAAGGCAACATGGAATTTCAGTAAAGAAATTGGAAGAGGAAGTGGAGGAATTGTATTCAAGGCCGTGTTGTCAGATTGCAGGGTTGCAGCGGTCA AGCTGCATGAGGCTAACCAAGGAGAGAATGAGTTTCTGGCAGAGGTGAGCACTCTAGGGAATCTTAACCACATGAACTTGATTGACATGTGGGGATACTGCGCAGAAGGAAAGCACCA CTTGATCTACGAATTCATGGAACATGGTTCCCTAGCGGAAAATTTGTCTTCCTCC CTGAACTCCGATTGGTCCAAGAGGTTCGAAATTGCGGTAGGATCAGCCAGGGGGACTTGCTTTATTCTTCACGAAGAGTGCTTGGATTGCCCTTCATTGTGATGAAGCCACTTGAACATTCTCCTTGATTCCATGTACCAACCAAAGGTGGCGGGATTTTGGACTATCGAAGATACCAAGAGAGAGGCCC AGGATTCAAGCTTCTCAAGAATTAGAGGAACAAGAGGCTACATGGCTCCTGAAT TTTACAATGCTTCAATCACCTCCAAAGTACGGTACAGCTATGGGATTGTTCTGTTGGAACTCGTGACTGGCAGGAGTCCAAGAGGAGGGCTTGCAAATACCGAGG aggaggagaacaGGAGTTCCAAAAAAACATGGATAAAGGAAATTGTGGATCCAAGGCTGATAGGGGAATGTGACAATAGGAAGATTGAAGTTTTGGTTGCAGTGGCTGTTCGGTGTGTG GATGAAAACAGAGATGCAAGGCCTACCATGAGCCAGGTGGTTGAGATGCTTTGCATTACAGAGACAGAAGATGACACG GTATAA